The following are from one region of the Capsicum annuum cultivar UCD-10X-F1 chromosome 1, UCD10Xv1.1, whole genome shotgun sequence genome:
- the LOC107867553 gene encoding LOW QUALITY PROTEIN: putative disease resistance RPP13-like protein 1 (The sequence of the model RefSeq protein was modified relative to this genomic sequence to represent the inferred CDS: inserted 3 bases in 2 codons), translated as MDIGLAVGGAFLSSFLXRIAPQGELLKMFQRHKHDLCLLKKLRTILLGLQAVISDAQYKQASNPYVRHWLNELQDAVESAENIMEDVNYEALRLKVEGQHQNLAETSNRQVSDLGLSLSDDFFLNIKEKLEETIETLEVLENQIGRLGLKEHFDSDKQETRRPSTSLVDESDIFGRRDEIEKLIELLLSEDANGKNITVLPIVGMAGIGKTTLAKAVYNDEKVRDHFGLKAWICVSEPYDVVKITKVLLQEISSFDSMFNNNLNKLQIRVKESLKGKRFLIVLDDVWNDNYSEWDELRSLFVQGDIGSKIIVTTRKESVALTMGNKQISMDILSSEVSWSLFERHAFENMNPKKHLELQEIGKQIAAKCKGLPLALKTLAGMLRTTSEVEGWKRVLRSEIWELPDNDIVPALMLSYNDLPLHLKRCFSYCAIFPKDYPFCKEQVIQLWIANGLVQWLQKYETIEESGNQYFFELRSRSLFEMVPESSKRNPEKFLMHDLVNDLAQIASSNLCIGLEENQDSHILERSRHMSYSMGFGDFEKLKPLNKSEQLRTLLPIDSKLYSSLFLSERVLQNVLPRLASSRALSLSHYQIKELPYVLFIKLKLLRYLDLSWTKIKELPDSICVLYNLETLFLSYCCDLKELPLQMENLINLRYLDISGTSLLNISLHLSKLKSLHVLLGAKFLLSSSSGLRIRELGELYNLYGSLSILELQNVVDRREALKANMREKKHAEMLSLEWSVSTADNSQNEREILVELQPNINIKELQITGYRGTRFPNWLADHSLLMLVQLSLSNCKGCDSLPALGQFPSLKFLSIRGMXGIIEVTEEFYGNSLHFNSLEKLVFSEMPEWKQCHVLGNGEFPALHDLSIEDCPKLVGKLPENLCRLTSLTISGCPELILETPIQLSNLKKFEVVGSPKPGVLFYHAELFTSQLLGIKQIDELSITDCSSLTSLPFSGLPNTLKKVEISCCGKLTLATSINEMISRGSDLFLERLVLDQCDSIAPEFELVPRARDLRVDECQSLTKLFIPAGTENIRIFGCGNLEILSVACVTPMMALRGLSIGNCEKLKSLPEQMQELLPSLNELYLTYCPELESFPEGGLPLNLQVLGIYYCRKLVKGRKEWHLRRPPCLRELNIFHDGSDEEILANENWELPCSIRSLRISKLKTLSSQVLKSLASLEYLHASNLPQVRSLLEEGLPLYLSELYLSRHDELHSLPTYALRSLTSLQHLKISSCNQLQSLPESGLPSSLSELMIEDCPNLQSLPVKWMPASLSRLSISSCPLLKPLLEFDKGEYWPNIAQIPTIDRVHSTHSRCDAKEASSDQDER; from the exons ATGGATATTGGCTTAGCAGTTGGGGGTGCATTTCTCTCTTCATTTC CTAGGATTGCTCCTCAGGGTGAACTGCTCAAGATGTTTCAGAGACATAAGCATGATCTTTGCCTCTTAAAAAAGCTGAGAACGATTTTGCTTGGTCTTCAAGCTGTGATAAGTGATGCACAATATAAGCAGGCATCTAATCCATATGTGAGACATTGGCTTAATGAGCTTCAAGATGCTGTGGAGAGTGCCGAAAACATAATGGAAGATGTCAATTATGAAGCTTTGAGACTCAAGGTGGAAGGTCAACATCAAAATCTTGCAGAGACTAGCAACCGACAGGTAAGTGACCTTGGCTTGTCCTTGagtgatgatttttttcttaatataaagGAGAAGTTGGAAGAAACCATTGAAACATTGGAGGTCTTGGAAAATCAAATTGGTCGCCTTGGATTAAAGGAGCATTTTGATTCGGATAAACAAGAAACTAGAAGACCTTCAACTTCTTTGGTTGATGAATCTGATATCTTTGGTAGGCgggatgaaatagagaaattgATTGAACTTTTATTGTCTGAGGATGCAAATGGGAAAAATATAACTGTATTACCTATTGTTGGAATGGCTGGGATTGGTAAAACAACACTTGCTAAAGCTGTTTACAATGATGAGAAGGTGAGAGACCATTTTGGTTTGAAAGCTTGGATCTGTGTGTCGGAACCATATGATGTTGTCAAAATAACTAAAGTGCTGCTTCAAGAAATTAGCTCATTTGACAGTATGTTTAATAACAATCTTAATAAGCTTCAAATCAGAGTGAAGGAAAGCTTAAAGGGAAAAAGGTTTCTTATTGTTTTAGATGATGTCTGGAATGACAACTATAGTGAGTGGGATGAGTTGAGGAGTCTTTTTGTTCAAGGAGATATAGGAAGTAAGATCATCGTGACGACACGTAAAGAGAGTGTTGCCTTGACGATGGGTAATAAGCAAATTAGCATGGACATTTTGTCTAGTGAAGTCTCTTGGTCTTTATTCGAAAGACATGCATTCGAAAACATGAACCCCAAGAAACATCTAGAACTTCAAGAGATCGGAAAACAAATTGCAGCTAAGTGCAAAGGATTGCCCTTAGCTCTAAAGACGCTTGCTGGCATGTTGCGCACCACATCAGAGGTTGAAGGGTGGAAACGCGTTTTAAGAAGTGAAATATGGGAGCTGCCAGACAATGACATAGTACCGGCGTTGATGTTGAGCTACAATGATCTTCCCTTACATTTGAAGCGATGTTTTTCTTATTGTGCAATATTTCCAAAAGATTATCCATTTTGCAAAGAACAGGTCATTCAATTGTGGATTGCTAATGGTCTAGTACAATGGTTGCAAAAATATGAAACAATTGAAGAGTCAGGCAACCAATACTTTTTCGAGTTGAGATCAAGATCATTATTTGAAATGGTTCCAGAGTCTTCTAAAAGGAATCCGGAAAAATTCCTTATGCATGACCTTGTCAATGATTTGGCCCAAATTGCATCTTCAAATCTTTGTATTGGGTTGGAAGAGAACCAAGATTCTCATATATTGGAACGAAGTCGACATATGTCCTATTCAATGGGCTTTGGTGACTTTGAAAAGTTGAAACCTCTCAACAAATCGGAGCAGCTGAGAACATTGCTTCCGATTGATAGCAAGCTCTATAGTTCATTGTTTCTGAGCGAGAGGGTGCTGCAAAACGTTTTGCCAAGACTAGCATCCTCAAGGGCACTATCATTGTCTCATTATCAAATCAAGGAGTTGCCATATGTCTTGTTTATCAAATTAAAGCTCCTAAGATATTTGGACCTCTCTTGGACAAAGATAAAAGAGTTACCGGATTCAATTTGTGTATTATATAACTTAGAGACACTTTTCTTGTCATATTGTTGTGATCTTAAGGAGTTACCGTTGCAGATGGAAAATTTGATCAACTTGCGTTACCTTGACATTAGCGGCACTTCTCTCTTGAACATATCGCTACATCTAAGCAAACTGAAGAGCCTCCATGTGTTATTGGGAGCTAAATTTCTTCTAAGTAGTAGCAGTGGTTTGAGAATCAGAGAATTGGGTGAACTATATAACTTGTATGGATCTCTATCTATTCTAGAGTTGCAAAATGTGGTTGATAGAAGGGAAGCTTTGAAGGCAAACATGAGGGAGAAGAAACACGCTGAAATGTTATCATTGGAATGGAGTGTAAGTACTGCTGACAACTCacaaaatgaaagagaaatactTGTTGAGCTACAAccaaatataaacataaaagaacTCCAAATAACTGGATATAGAGGGACAAGATTTCCAAATTGGCTAGCTGATCATTCGCTTCTTATGCTGGTGCAATTGTCTCTAAGCAACTGCAAGGGCTGTGATTCCTTGCCAGCATTAGGACAATTTCCTTCTTTGAAATTCCTTAGTATTAGAGGGAT CGGAATCATAGAGGTGACTGAAGAATTCTATGGTAATTCGTTGCACTTTAACTCTCTTGAGAAGCTTGTATTTTCAGAGATGCCGGAGTGGAAGCAGTGTCATGTACTAGGTAATGGAGAATTCCCTGCACTTCATGACCTATCTATTGAAGATTGCCCCAAGTTGGTTGGAAAGTTGCCTGAAAATCTTTGTCGTCTGACAAGCTTGACAATTTCAGGATGCCCTGAACTTATTTTGGAGACACCTATCCAactttcaaatttgaaaaagtttGAAGTTGTCGGTTCTCCTAAGCCTGGGGTTCTTTTTTATCATGCTGAACTGTTTACATCCCAACTTCTGGGAATTAAGCAGATTGATGAATTATCTATTACTGATTGCAGCTCTCTTACCTCCTTACCTTTTAGCGGTCTGCCAAATACCTTGAAGAAAGTAGAGATATCTTGTTGTGGGAAATTGACATTGGCGACGTCAATTAATGAGATGATCTCCAGAGGAAGTGACTTGTTTTTGGAGAGATTGGTACTAGATCAATGTGATTCTATAGCACCTGAGTTTGAGTTAGTCCCGAGAGCACGTGATTTAAGAGTAGATGAGTGCCAAAGCCTTACTAAGCTTTTTATTCCCGCTGGTACTGAAAATATCAGAATTTTTGGATGTGGAAATCTGGAAATACTTTCAGTGGCATGTGTGACTCCGATGATGGCGTTGCGTGGTTTGAGTATTGGCAACTGTGAGAAACTGAAGTCGCTGCCAGAACAGATGCAGGAACTCCTTCCATCTCTTAATGAACTGTACCTGACTTATTGTCCCGAACTAGAGTCCTTTCCTGAAGGAGGATtgcccttgaatttacaagtccTTGGGATCTACTATTGCAGGAAACTGGTGAAGGGTCGAAAGGAGTGGCATTTACGGAGACCCCCATGTCTCAGAGAGCTAAACATCTTCCATGATGGAAGTGACGAAGAGATTCTTGCTAATGAGAATTGGGAACTGCCATGCTCTATTCGAAGTCTTCGTATATCCAAACTGAAAACGTTAAGCAGTCAAGTTCTCAAAAGCCTCGCCTCTCTTGAGTATCTACATGCTAGTAATTTACCTCAAGTTCGTTCACTGCTGGAAGAAGGACTTCCCTTATATCTTTCTGAGCTGTACTTATCTCGCCACGATGAGCTCCATTCACTACCAACTTACGCTCTTAGGAGCCTAACTTCGCTTCAACATCTAAAGATCAGTTCCTGCAATCAACTCCAATCTCTTCCAGAATCAGGGCTCCCCTCCTCCCTCTCTGAGCTGATGATCGAGGATTGTCCTAATCTCCAATCTCTTCCAGTAAAATGGATGCCCGCTTCTCTCTCTAGACTATCTATTTCCAGCTGTCCATTGCTCAAACCACTCCTAGAATTTGACAAGGGGGAATACTGGCCAAACATTGCTCAAATTCCCACCATAGATAGAG TGCATAGCACCCATTCCCGCTGTGACGCCAAGGAAGCATCTTCAGATCAGgatgaaagatga